The following is a genomic window from Streptomyces chrestomyceticus JCM 4735.
TGTAGGGGCCGGACAGGCCGGTCTCCGCGGCGTGCAGAATCCATTCCGCGAGGTCGCGGACGTCGATGTACTGCAGGCCCAGGTCCCGCGGGCCCGGCGCGAGCACCGGGCCGCCGCGGGCGACGCGGTTCAGCCACCACGGGAGGCGGCCGAGGTTCTCGCCCGGCCCGAGGATCAGTCCGGCGCGGGCCAGCACCGTACGGTCCGCGCCGAAGGCGTCCAGCGCGGCCAGTTCCCCGCCGCGCTTGTCCTCCGCGTACGCCACCGCGTCCGCGTCCGGGGAGCCCTCCACCAGCGGGCTGGCCTCGGTGTGCCCGGGCCCGGCCGGGTGCCGGTACACCGAGCCGGTGGACACGTACACGTACCGTCCGGCCCGGTCGGCCAGCAGCCGGGCGGCATCGCGCACTGCGGTGGGCGCCCCGGCCCAGGTGTCCACGACGACGTCCCAGTTGCCGTCGGCGAGCGCGCCGAGGGTGGCCGCGTCGGTGCGGTCACCGTGCACGGCGGCCGCCCCCGGCGGCGGGTCGTGCCGTCCGCGGTGGAAGACCGTCACCTGCCAGCCTCGGGCCAGCGCCGCTTCGGTGACCGCGCGCCCCACGAACTCCGTTCCGCCCAGCATCAGTAGCCTCATGGACCCGACTGTGCCCGACCTTGAGCGGCCACGGAACCGCTGCACGCTCACAGCGCAATCACCCAGGTCGCGGGCCGATCCCGGGCTCAGGACGCCCTTCTTGGCGGCGGGTCAGTCCTTGGCCAAGGTGAACTCCGCACGGACCGCGTCCAGTCCGCCGACCTTGGCCTCGGCCTGGTACGTACCGGGCCCGACGGGCTTGGCGGCGGCCGTCGCGCACTCCGAGTTGCTGGGCTTGCGATCCCATTCCACGGTCCGCTTGACCGAGCCGCCCGACGGTACCTGTACGGGTGCGGTGCCACCGCCGCCCGGCGGGCAGTCGCCGGAGGACCACACCCGTTCGTCGTCGGTGGGCCCGCTGATGGTGAGGGCCGCGTAGCCGCGCCCCAGGTCCACCTTGCAGGCGCTGTCGGCCGAGTTCTCGATCGTGACCTCGAACGTGGGCGTCTCGCCGGGCGCGTAGGTCTCCTTCAGGCTGCGCAGCGTCAACTCGGTGGTGTCCGGCGCGCAGTTCGCGAGCGCCGAGCCGGCCGCCACGGCGCCGTCGCCCTTCCCTATGGGGCCGCCACCGCCGGCTCCCGAGGCGCCGCCCCCGCCCGTACCGCCGCCGGAGCCGCCCGTGCCGCCGCCGCTGCCGGCCGCGCCTCCGGAGCCGGTGGCGGAGCCGCCGCTGCCCGACTCGTCGCGGCCGCCCGGTTTTTGACTGATCCCGG
Proteins encoded in this region:
- a CDS encoding NAD-dependent epimerase/dehydratase family protein; the protein is MRLLMLGGTEFVGRAVTEAALARGWQVTVFHRGRHDPPPGAAAVHGDRTDAATLGALADGNWDVVVDTWAGAPTAVRDAARLLADRAGRYVYVSTGSVYRHPAGPGHTEASPLVEGSPDADAVAYAEDKRGGELAALDAFGADRTVLARAGLILGPGENLGRLPWWLNRVARGGPVLAPGPRDLGLQYIDVRDLAEWILHAAETGLSGPYNLISEPGHTTMGELLESCVQVTGSDAELRWTGPEDILAAGLAPWTELPIWLPPGELYDAIHRGVPAKAHAAGLRCRPAVRTVADTWAWLRERGGQAPLRPDRPQVGLAPEKEEAFLRG